In the Flavisolibacter tropicus genome, one interval contains:
- a CDS encoding ester cyclase encodes MKKRKLAFLLPAIVIGLLFTRCSNNQQSPSNTDEVKKSNDQSMMNNDQLTEERLRRFDSLDFQFYSNQKWDSFAISHDANIKVYYPDGTTTTGLNPQHIDMLTPMFAFAPDTKIKSHPVKFGSGDWTCVIGEMEGTFSKPMPAGNGKTIPPTGKKFKLSMCTVGHWKDGKMIEEYLFWDNQAFMKQIGLAQ; translated from the coding sequence ATGAAAAAGAGGAAACTTGCATTCCTGCTACCAGCCATCGTTATAGGCTTGTTATTTACCAGGTGTAGCAACAATCAACAATCTCCATCTAACACAGATGAGGTAAAAAAATCCAATGACCAGAGTATGATGAATAACGACCAGCTGACTGAAGAGCGATTAAGACGATTTGATAGTCTTGATTTTCAATTTTACAGCAATCAGAAATGGGACAGCTTTGCCATCAGTCATGACGCTAACATTAAAGTCTACTATCCCGACGGCACTACTACTACGGGACTAAATCCGCAGCATATAGACATGCTTACGCCGATGTTTGCTTTTGCCCCTGACACAAAGATCAAATCACACCCTGTTAAATTTGGCTCTGGTGATTGGACCTGTGTCATAGGAGAAATGGAAGGTACTTTTTCTAAGCCGATGCCAGCAGGCAATGGTAAAACCATTCCTCCAACTGGAAAGAAATTCAAACTTAGCATGTGTACCGTTGGTCACTGGAAAGATGGGAAGATGATTGAAGAATATTTGTTCTGGGACAACCAGGCATTTATGAAACAAATTGGGTTAGCACAATAA
- a CDS encoding T9SS type A sorting domain-containing protein: MIKYLLSCCCLTLIHVNSYSQAGLYISSGTSLYISPSNEVAIDQLGLKPSSAFVITGTNNVVRTTTIFHPAQNPYISRVFQLGATTAPFSGEITIFYEDGELNGIPENALTLNVYNGTNWMPIPNNVIRNAAANQVTTAAISGLNLNELTLAHFLIPLPLQWGAVTAYRQASGAQITWQTHDEENTAYFLVEKSDDGLRWQQVGQPVTAYNVKGEHSYSQVDATTTAAKAYYRIKQVDRNDQYNYSKVVSITALPGAVQATLYPNPVVSAVRIQSVQLPLTQVKVYDARGSLIKSEQVAHSLSHQLDLSKLPAGSYHVQLQFENGETATYPILKK, translated from the coding sequence GTGATAAAATATCTTTTGAGTTGCTGTTGCCTGACGCTGATCCATGTAAACAGTTATAGTCAAGCGGGCCTTTATATTTCCTCGGGCACTTCTTTGTATATATCACCAAGCAATGAAGTGGCTATTGATCAACTGGGATTAAAGCCTTCTTCAGCGTTTGTTATAACCGGCACCAACAATGTAGTTAGGACCACCACCATTTTCCACCCTGCTCAGAACCCCTATATCAGCCGGGTTTTTCAATTGGGAGCAACCACAGCTCCCTTTAGTGGAGAGATCACCATCTTTTACGAAGATGGAGAACTGAATGGCATACCCGAAAACGCTCTAACGCTGAACGTTTACAATGGCACAAACTGGATGCCTATTCCCAATAATGTAATACGAAACGCTGCGGCTAACCAGGTAACTACAGCTGCTATCAGCGGGCTCAATCTTAATGAACTAACGCTGGCGCATTTCCTGATACCCCTACCCTTACAGTGGGGCGCAGTAACGGCTTACCGCCAGGCTTCGGGTGCACAGATTACCTGGCAAACCCATGATGAAGAAAACACAGCTTACTTCCTGGTAGAAAAGAGTGATGATGGACTGCGCTGGCAGCAGGTAGGCCAGCCCGTAACGGCCTACAATGTAAAAGGGGAGCATTCATATAGCCAGGTAGATGCAACAACAACTGCAGCCAAAGCCTATTACCGGATCAAGCAGGTTGACCGTAATGACCAGTATAATTACTCCAAAGTGGTTTCAATTACGGCGCTGCCAGGTGCTGTACAAGCAACACTCTATCCGAACCCTGTGGTAAGTGCGGTACGTATACAATCCGTGCAGCTGCCACTTACACAGGTAAAAGTATATGACGCCCGCGGCAGTTTGATAAAAAGCGAGCAGGTGGCACATAGCCTGTCGCACCAGTTAGATCTATCCAAACTACCGGCAGGTAGCTATCATGTACAGCTGCAGTTTGAAAATGGCGAAACCGCAACTTACCCAATCCTTAAAAAATAA
- a CDS encoding zinc-ribbon domain-containing protein, producing MFIIYGWRKKMVGAFDAFLYKCPYCEQTNTTTIAVYSKYYHIFWLPLFPYAKEAHAGCSSCNAARDDNKFGPELTKQAKEIQKEVKHPVYLYLLTILFCLVVAAVTVASILR from the coding sequence ATGTTTATTATCTATGGCTGGCGCAAAAAGATGGTAGGCGCTTTTGATGCTTTCTTATATAAGTGTCCCTATTGTGAGCAAACCAATACAACCACCATTGCTGTTTACTCTAAATACTACCATATTTTTTGGCTGCCCCTATTTCCCTACGCTAAAGAAGCGCATGCGGGCTGCTCTTCCTGTAATGCAGCAAGAGATGATAATAAGTTTGGTCCTGAACTAACTAAGCAAGCAAAGGAAATACAGAAAGAAGTAAAGCATCCTGTTTATTTGTATTTATTGACCATCCTATTTTGTTTAGTGGTGGCTGCAGTGACTGTTGCTTCAATACTGCGTTAA
- a CDS encoding tetratricopeptide repeat protein: MKKLFFLLAVAAALQVEAQEQTAQETARTFMRSGDFDNAILVLNRALQSEPKNLELQKELIMAYYYKRDYVKALEGVKVIMEYDSLDVVSYQIAGNVYKALEEVKLADKMYKKALKQYPKSGALYSEYGELLTATQNKDAIKYWEKGIQEDPSFAGNYYNAALYYSNAGDKVWPLVYGEIFVNMESLTERATAMKGLLLENYKKLFANSEIVKEGDKLKNDFSKAFLQTMDKQSPMANHGITTETLTMIRTRFILEWYKTYGTKFPFRLFDYQQQLIREGMFEAYNQWLFGTVENLPAYENWTKTHSEAYNKFTSFQKGRIFKMPAGQYYQSL, encoded by the coding sequence ATGAAAAAACTTTTCTTTTTACTGGCAGTGGCAGCTGCCTTACAAGTTGAAGCTCAGGAGCAAACCGCACAGGAAACCGCGCGCACCTTTATGCGCTCCGGCGATTTTGATAATGCCATATTGGTACTTAACCGGGCCTTACAGAGTGAGCCTAAAAACCTGGAGCTCCAAAAAGAGCTGATCATGGCCTACTACTACAAGCGCGACTATGTAAAGGCTTTGGAAGGCGTAAAGGTTATAATGGAATACGATTCCCTGGATGTGGTAAGCTACCAGATAGCCGGTAATGTATACAAAGCGCTGGAAGAAGTAAAGCTGGCCGACAAGATGTACAAAAAAGCCTTGAAGCAATACCCTAAGAGCGGTGCTTTATACAGCGAGTATGGTGAGTTGCTGACGGCCACTCAAAACAAAGACGCTATCAAGTACTGGGAGAAAGGCATACAGGAAGATCCTTCATTTGCCGGTAACTACTACAATGCCGCCCTGTATTATTCGAATGCGGGAGATAAAGTATGGCCCCTGGTATACGGCGAGATCTTTGTGAACATGGAAAGCCTGACAGAGCGGGCTACCGCTATGAAAGGCTTATTATTGGAAAATTATAAGAAGCTTTTTGCTAATTCGGAAATAGTAAAGGAAGGCGACAAGCTAAAGAATGATTTTTCCAAAGCGTTTTTACAGACCATGGATAAACAATCGCCGATGGCCAACCATGGTATTACTACCGAAACGCTGACCATGATCCGTACACGCTTCATATTGGAATGGTATAAAACCTATGGCACCAAATTTCCATTCCGCCTGTTTGATTACCAGCAGCAGTTGATCAGAGAGGGGATGTTTGAAGCTTACAATCAGTGGCTGTTTGGTACCGTAGAAAACCTGCCAGCCTATGAAAACTGGACCAAAACGCATAGCGAAGCCTATAATAAATTTACCTCCTTTCAAAAAGGCCGCATATTTAAAATGCCTGCCGGACAATATTACCAAAGTCTTTAA
- a CDS encoding DUF1059 domain-containing protein, with translation MKTLHCADAGFDCKAVIHADTEEEVLTQATEHAREVHGVEVTPEMAEQLRTLIKEE, from the coding sequence ATGAAAACCTTGCATTGTGCTGATGCTGGTTTTGACTGTAAGGCCGTTATTCATGCGGATACAGAAGAAGAAGTGTTAACTCAAGCTACTGAACATGCACGTGAAGTGCATGGGGTAGAAGTAACGCCTGAAATGGCCGAACAATTGAGAACGCTGATTAAGGAAGAGTGA
- a CDS encoding gamma-glutamylcyclotransferase family protein, whose product MQELLFSYGTLQKGKVQQELFGRPLRGMPDTLKGYALSTIEIKDASVLEKSEQPYHLIAVPSSDRAMAIEGTVYTITTDELHKADLYETEDYKRVKVTLLSGKEAWVYVAV is encoded by the coding sequence ATGCAAGAGTTGCTCTTCTCATATGGAACACTACAAAAAGGTAAAGTGCAACAAGAATTGTTCGGCCGCCCTTTAAGAGGTATGCCAGATACACTAAAAGGCTATGCGCTTTCTACTATTGAAATTAAGGACGCCTCGGTACTTGAAAAAAGCGAACAACCTTACCACCTTATTGCTGTCCCATCAAGCGATCGTGCAATGGCTATTGAAGGCACTGTTTATACCATTACTACAGATGAGCTGCACAAGGCAGATCTTTATGAAACGGAAGACTATAAACGCGTAAAAGTAACGCTGCTATCAGGCAAAGAAGCCTGGGTGTATGTAGCTGTTTAA
- a CDS encoding lipocalin-like domain-containing protein: MKKILFSLVVVILCFSAFTTTAQTSASKINYANQNLKSALAGAWQSTDGTEFAMMNEDGFFSSISKDSTGMWASTYAGTYTVDNANTLTFKVMYSSHPDHVGALHTVEYEVKGDNLTIKWFKKLVDAKEGDITARMPKGQQTMYMRAKK; the protein is encoded by the coding sequence ATGAAAAAGATCCTTTTTAGTCTTGTAGTAGTTATTCTTTGTTTTTCCGCTTTTACAACCACTGCACAGACTTCCGCATCCAAGATCAACTATGCTAATCAAAACTTGAAATCCGCTCTTGCAGGTGCCTGGCAATCAACTGATGGTACTGAGTTTGCCATGATGAATGAAGATGGCTTTTTTTCTTCGATAAGCAAGGACTCGACAGGCATGTGGGCGTCTACGTATGCTGGTACGTACACCGTTGACAATGCCAACACGCTCACCTTTAAAGTCATGTACTCCTCTCATCCGGATCATGTAGGTGCACTGCATACGGTGGAGTATGAGGTGAAGGGCGATAACCTAACCATCAAGTGGTTTAAGAAACTGGTAGACGCCAAAGAAGGTGATATTACTGCTCGAATGCCTAAAGGGCAGCAAACAATGTATATGCGGGCTAAGAAGTAA
- the serC gene encoding 3-phosphoserine/phosphohydroxythreonine transaminase — MNTNNATASKLVYNFNSGPSVLPKEVFAAASQAVLDFNGTGLSILEIGHRTPVFQAVLDEAVTLLKDLMALDSDHEVLFLHGGASTQFFQVPMNLLDEKAKAAYTDTGVFANKALKEAKLFGTVDVVCSSKEANYTYLPKAFSVDPQSSYIHITSNNTIYGTQWQDMSVLYEKGVPLVADMSSDILSRQLDFNRFDLIYAGAQKNIGAAGVNLVVVNKNSLGKVSRVLPTMMDYRHHIEAGSMLNTPPVFAIYVCMLTLRWLKNMGGIAAIEVENNKKAALMYETIDALPLYKGTVVKEDRSRMNACFVIEDKQVEEEFLALCKAEGMVGVKGHRSVGGFRVSMYNAMPYEGVAALADLMKYFANKKG, encoded by the coding sequence ATGAACACAAACAACGCTACCGCCTCCAAGCTGGTTTACAACTTCAACTCTGGTCCTTCTGTATTACCCAAAGAAGTATTTGCAGCGGCCAGTCAGGCTGTTTTGGACTTTAATGGAACAGGTCTTTCCATCCTAGAGATCGGACACCGCACTCCAGTTTTCCAGGCCGTGCTGGATGAAGCCGTTACCTTATTAAAAGACTTGATGGCATTGGATAGCGATCATGAAGTGTTGTTTCTGCACGGGGGGGCCTCCACACAGTTCTTCCAGGTACCAATGAATCTACTGGATGAAAAAGCAAAGGCTGCCTATACTGATACAGGTGTATTTGCCAATAAGGCACTGAAAGAGGCAAAGCTGTTTGGTACTGTAGATGTAGTGTGTAGTTCTAAAGAAGCCAATTATACGTACCTGCCCAAAGCGTTTTCGGTAGATCCGCAGTCATCCTACATCCACATTACTTCCAACAATACCATTTATGGTACGCAGTGGCAAGATATGTCGGTGTTGTATGAGAAAGGCGTGCCTCTGGTAGCCGATATGAGTTCCGACATCTTGAGTCGTCAGTTGGATTTTAACCGTTTTGACCTCATCTATGCAGGTGCGCAGAAGAATATTGGGGCAGCCGGTGTGAACTTGGTGGTTGTAAATAAAAATAGCTTAGGTAAAGTGAGTCGTGTATTGCCTACTATGATGGACTATCGCCATCACATAGAAGCAGGCTCTATGCTTAATACACCACCGGTGTTTGCCATTTATGTATGTATGCTTACCCTTCGTTGGTTAAAGAATATGGGTGGTATTGCGGCCATTGAAGTGGAGAATAATAAAAAGGCAGCATTGATGTATGAAACCATTGATGCCCTGCCCCTATATAAAGGCACTGTAGTTAAAGAAGACCGCAGTAGGATGAACGCCTGTTTTGTCATTGAAGACAAGCAAGTGGAAGAGGAGTTCCTCGCACTTTGCAAAGCAGAAGGTATGGTAGGCGTGAAAGGACACCGCAGCGTAGGTGGCTTCCGTGTATCCATGTACAACGCCATGCCATACGAAGGTGTTGCGGCCTTAGCCGATCTGATGAAGTATTTTGCTAATAAAAAAGGGTAA
- a CDS encoding AMP-dependent synthetase/ligase has translation MTKPHRLFDCLDKLLKEMPNNPLLVAKEGGQWKPYTTSEVADTVEKLCAGLISLGVSCHDMSVEKRDKIAILSKNRPEWVMLDLAVQKIGAILVPVYPTIHINDLEFVLNDAEVKYVFVNDEELFHKVEVVRPKVGSLKGIYSFEQVAGCQHWKTLLTAGRQDHFQQIEIYAEKIYTEDLFTIIYTSGTTGTPKGVMLSHHNILSNVMASLPCFPVGDLKKALSFLPLNHIFERMVTYIYLFCGTTIYYAESLDTIGENLKEVKPNLFTTVPRLLEKVYDKIMQKGAELTGTKRKLFFWAHDLAERFEINKNQGLWYNIQLRLANKLIFSKWREALGGNLCSIVTGGAACQVRLIRIFTAARIPIMEGYGLTETSPVIAVNRFEESGRMFGTVGPLLNNVEVKIAEDGEILCKGPNVMMGYYKRDDLTVEAIKDGWYYTGDIGTMVDGRFLKITDRKKELFKTSGGKYVAPLPIENKLKESPFIEQVMVVGPERKFVGALIIPAFPNLRDWCRQQGIKDGSNEELIRQPKVQEFYKELTESFNKFFNQVEQVKRFELLPNDWTVETGEMTPKLSLKRKVVMEKYKDAINRIYA, from the coding sequence ATGACTAAACCGCACCGGTTGTTTGATTGCCTCGATAAGTTATTGAAAGAAATGCCCAATAATCCATTGTTGGTTGCCAAAGAAGGCGGACAGTGGAAGCCTTATACCACCAGCGAGGTGGCTGATACTGTAGAGAAGCTATGTGCTGGCTTAATATCCTTAGGCGTTAGCTGCCACGATATGTCGGTAGAGAAAAGAGATAAGATCGCTATTCTTTCCAAGAACCGGCCGGAATGGGTTATGTTGGACCTGGCGGTACAAAAAATAGGAGCCATATTGGTACCTGTTTATCCAACTATACATATTAACGACCTGGAGTTTGTGCTGAATGATGCAGAAGTAAAGTATGTGTTTGTGAATGACGAAGAGCTGTTTCATAAAGTAGAAGTGGTACGACCTAAAGTAGGCAGTCTAAAAGGTATTTACAGCTTTGAGCAGGTGGCAGGGTGTCAACATTGGAAAACGCTATTAACAGCGGGGCGTCAAGATCATTTCCAGCAAATCGAAATTTATGCAGAGAAAATTTACACGGAAGACCTGTTTACTATTATTTATACATCTGGAACTACAGGAACACCTAAAGGTGTGATGCTCTCGCATCATAATATTCTTTCCAATGTGATGGCGAGCTTACCGTGTTTTCCGGTAGGCGATCTGAAAAAAGCATTGAGCTTTTTGCCGCTGAACCACATCTTTGAGCGGATGGTTACTTACATCTACCTGTTTTGTGGAACAACCATTTATTATGCAGAGAGCTTGGATACTATTGGTGAAAACCTGAAAGAGGTAAAACCAAATTTGTTCACTACCGTGCCGCGCCTGCTGGAAAAAGTATATGACAAGATCATGCAGAAAGGTGCTGAACTAACAGGCACTAAACGTAAGTTATTTTTCTGGGCACATGACTTAGCAGAACGTTTTGAAATCAATAAGAATCAAGGTCTATGGTATAACATCCAGTTACGCTTGGCCAACAAACTAATATTCAGTAAATGGCGCGAAGCGCTGGGTGGCAATTTGTGTAGCATTGTTACGGGTGGTGCTGCCTGCCAGGTGCGTCTCATACGCATTTTTACAGCGGCACGCATTCCTATAATGGAAGGGTATGGATTAACCGAAACCTCTCCGGTGATTGCTGTGAACCGCTTTGAAGAATCGGGTCGTATGTTCGGAACCGTTGGTCCCCTACTTAATAATGTAGAAGTAAAGATTGCAGAGGATGGCGAGATCTTATGCAAGGGGCCAAACGTGATGATGGGTTATTATAAACGAGATGATCTTACTGTTGAGGCCATAAAAGATGGCTGGTATTATACTGGCGATATTGGTACCATGGTCGATGGCCGATTTTTGAAGATCACCGACCGAAAAAAGGAATTGTTTAAAACCAGTGGTGGCAAATACGTAGCTCCCTTACCGATAGAAAACAAATTAAAAGAGTCGCCCTTTATTGAACAAGTGATGGTGGTAGGACCCGAGCGGAAGTTTGTTGGAGCTCTTATTATTCCGGCCTTCCCTAATCTGCGCGACTGGTGTCGTCAGCAAGGTATTAAAGACGGCAGCAATGAAGAGTTGATTCGTCAGCCTAAAGTGCAGGAGTTTTATAAAGAGTTAACGGAGAGCTTTAATAAATTCTTCAACCAGGTAGAACAAGTAAAACGATTTGAGTTATTACCGAATGATTGGACTGTAGAAACAGGAGAAATGACGCCTAAGCTTTCCTTAAAACGGAAAGTGGTCATGGAGAAATATAAGGATGCCATTAATCGCATCTACGCTTAG
- a CDS encoding class I SAM-dependent methyltransferase: MLSYYFEEITHCEMCGQSTHNHKVLGQRLNQSQGLNPRTKSGISVSVKKCSNCELIYSSPQPIPFSIQDHYGTPPEEYWKPSYFNWSPEYFAYEISVLKKLLPFKEGMTALDIGAGLGKSMISLEKAGYDVYGFEPSKPFHERAIEKMGRNPDRLKLGMIEEVDYPEGFFDFITFGAVLEHLYHPAQSLEKAFKWLKPGGIIQVEVPSSKHLIAKLINTYFKLIGTIFVTNISPMHPPFHLYEFGLKSFQELSKRLKFSIVKREYLVCSISPVPKLLHPIFRTIMERTNTGMQLVVWLTK; this comes from the coding sequence ATGCTTAGTTATTACTTTGAAGAAATTACGCATTGCGAAATGTGTGGGCAAAGCACGCATAACCATAAGGTTTTAGGCCAACGACTTAATCAATCCCAAGGGCTTAATCCAAGAACAAAATCCGGCATTAGTGTATCGGTTAAAAAATGCAGTAATTGCGAACTCATCTATTCCAGTCCGCAACCCATACCATTCAGTATACAGGATCACTACGGAACACCGCCAGAAGAATACTGGAAACCTTCGTATTTTAATTGGTCACCAGAATATTTTGCTTATGAGATAAGTGTATTAAAAAAGTTGTTGCCTTTTAAAGAAGGCATGACGGCGCTGGATATTGGAGCTGGTCTTGGCAAGTCTATGATCTCCTTAGAAAAGGCCGGCTACGATGTTTATGGTTTTGAACCATCGAAACCTTTCCATGAACGCGCCATCGAAAAGATGGGCAGGAATCCAGATCGGTTGAAACTAGGAATGATCGAAGAAGTGGACTATCCCGAAGGCTTTTTTGATTTTATAACCTTTGGTGCTGTTTTGGAGCATTTATACCATCCTGCACAGAGTTTGGAAAAAGCATTTAAGTGGCTGAAGCCCGGAGGCATTATACAAGTAGAAGTACCTTCATCAAAACACCTTATTGCAAAACTGATAAATACTTATTTCAAACTTATAGGAACAATCTTTGTAACAAATATTAGCCCCATGCACCCGCCGTTTCATTTATACGAGTTTGGGTTAAAGTCCTTCCAGGAGCTAAGCAAGCGGTTAAAATTTTCGATTGTAAAAAGGGAATATTTAGTGTGTAGTATATCTCCCGTCCCTAAACTATTGCATCCCATCTTTCGAACAATCATGGAAAGAACAAATACCGGAATGCAATTGGTGGTTTGGCTAACAAAATAA
- a CDS encoding DUF1015 domain-containing protein: protein MASIKPFRALRPHVENAEQVASRPYDVLNSEEARKEAAHNLLSFLHVTKAEIDLPADVDIHTEQVYQKAKANLDAFRERNILFQDEKPCYYIYELAWKGRTQTGLVCVSSVADYFNDVIKKHEFTRPEKEKDRIDHMFTTRAQTGNVFLACKAIKELNDVFEHWKKHHDAVYYFTAPDGVTHSVWVVDATATIDVITELFKDKIPFTYIADGHHRAASAAKISQQLPDSEDAKYFLTTIFPADQLAILDYNRVVKDLNGLNEETFLQQLEQEFTIEKSNEPVKPTFFHQFGMFLNGQWYKLTAKEGTFKKDPIGVLDVTILQENILEKFLGVGDPRVDKRIDFVGGIRGLSELEKRVNSGDMQLAFSLYPVSIQQLFDIADSGNVMPPKSTWFEPKLRDGLLTHLI from the coding sequence ATGGCTAGTATAAAACCCTTTAGAGCGCTGCGTCCTCATGTGGAGAATGCAGAACAGGTGGCTTCCCGTCCCTATGATGTATTGAACTCAGAAGAGGCCCGCAAAGAAGCGGCCCATAACCTGCTGTCGTTTCTGCACGTTACCAAGGCGGAAATAGACCTGCCGGCCGATGTTGATATTCATACCGAGCAGGTATACCAGAAAGCAAAAGCCAACCTGGATGCGTTTAGAGAGCGAAATATCTTGTTTCAGGACGAAAAACCTTGTTACTACATCTACGAGCTGGCTTGGAAAGGTCGCACGCAAACCGGCTTAGTGTGCGTGTCGTCGGTAGCTGATTATTTCAATGATGTCATCAAGAAGCACGAGTTTACCCGCCCTGAGAAAGAAAAGGATCGCATAGACCATATGTTCACCACGCGTGCACAAACTGGTAATGTCTTCCTGGCTTGCAAAGCCATCAAGGAACTGAACGACGTATTTGAACATTGGAAAAAACACCACGATGCCGTTTATTATTTTACAGCACCAGATGGTGTAACCCATAGCGTGTGGGTAGTAGATGCCACTGCAACCATTGATGTGATTACCGAATTGTTTAAAGATAAAATACCTTTTACCTATATAGCGGATGGCCATCACCGTGCGGCTTCTGCTGCCAAAATAAGCCAGCAGCTACCAGACAGTGAAGATGCCAAGTACTTCCTGACCACTATCTTCCCGGCCGACCAACTGGCTATTCTGGATTACAACCGAGTGGTAAAAGACCTGAACGGCTTGAATGAAGAAACCTTCTTGCAACAGTTGGAACAGGAATTCACTATTGAGAAATCGAACGAGCCCGTAAAACCTACCTTCTTTCACCAGTTTGGCATGTTCCTGAACGGGCAGTGGTATAAGCTGACAGCCAAGGAAGGAACCTTTAAGAAAGATCCCATTGGCGTGCTGGATGTAACCATACTGCAGGAAAATATTTTGGAAAAATTCCTAGGTGTAGGCGACCCGCGTGTAGACAAGCGTATTGACTTTGTAGGCGGTATCAGGGGATTGAGCGAACTGGAAAAGCGCGTAAATAGCGGCGACATGCAACTGGCATTCAGTTTGTATCCAGTGAGCATCCAACAGCTTTTTGATATTGCAGATAGCGGAAATGTGATGCCTCCCAAGAGCACCTGGTTTGAGCCAAAGCTCCGCGATGGTCTATTGACCCATTTAATTTAA
- a CDS encoding tail fiber domain-containing protein, whose product MKKIFTALSLFVVLQKTSAQIGIGTLTPDASAQLDISSKTKGLLIPRMTETERNNIPSKAIGLLVYQTSGTQGFYFWDGTTWKQLGGAGGWGLNGNNAGNSDFIGTINGVDLQFKVNNSPAGQISYSITSPLLLGYESGLGNSGSYVTAIGYQAGLGNTGSAVTAIGHQAASSNNPQSYLTAIGFNALQNSKGYGNTAVGGLALKDNTFGGYNTAIGGWALRYNNMGNNNTAIGESAISSNTSGSRNTAIGSNALFRTTAGDNTAIGSDALYWNTSGSNNTAIGSDAGPSSSNSGLNNTTAIGKGARVDASNQVRIGNTSVTSIGGYAAWSNLSDIRYKKNIQPQTHGLDFILALQPITYNTDVKKLNRLLYGNKADSINSDAINVKSIAAKEGVLYSGFSAQQVEEAAKKVGYNFSGVHKPENDKSHYTLEYATFVVPLVKAVQEQQSIIDNQNKRIEQLEKQLAEVLQKLK is encoded by the coding sequence ATGAAAAAGATTTTTACAGCTTTATCGCTATTTGTTGTACTTCAAAAAACGTCTGCCCAGATCGGTATTGGTACACTAACGCCCGATGCCAGTGCGCAGCTGGATATTTCTTCAAAGACAAAAGGATTGCTGATACCGCGTATGACGGAAACGGAACGCAACAACATACCCTCTAAGGCAATTGGTCTGTTGGTATATCAAACTAGCGGAACTCAGGGCTTTTATTTTTGGGATGGTACTACATGGAAGCAGTTAGGTGGCGCTGGCGGCTGGGGTTTGAATGGGAACAATGCAGGCAATTCCGATTTTATAGGAACGATCAATGGAGTTGATTTACAATTCAAGGTTAATAATAGCCCGGCTGGTCAGATTTCATATTCTATTACCTCACCACTCTTACTAGGCTACGAGTCAGGGCTTGGAAATTCGGGGTCGTATGTTACAGCTATTGGCTATCAGGCAGGTCTTGGGAATACGGGATCTGCAGTTACTGCTATTGGCCACCAGGCAGCATCTTCAAATAACCCACAAAGTTATTTGACAGCTATTGGTTTTAACGCTCTTCAGAACAGTAAAGGATATGGCAATACAGCTGTTGGCGGCCTAGCATTAAAAGATAATACCTTTGGAGGGTATAACACTGCTATAGGTGGATGGGCGCTGAGATATAACAACATGGGAAACAATAATACCGCAATTGGAGAAAGTGCTATTTCGTCAAATACTTCTGGCAGTAGAAATACAGCTATCGGAAGTAACGCATTATTTAGAACTACTGCAGGTGATAATACAGCTATAGGCAGTGATGCCTTATATTGGAATACATCCGGCAGTAATAATACAGCTATAGGCAGTGATGCCGGCCCAAGTTCCAGCAATTCAGGTTTAAATAATACCACTGCCATTGGAAAAGGGGCTAGAGTTGACGCAAGTAATCAAGTGCGAATTGGAAATACGTCCGTTACCTCAATTGGGGGTTATGCCGCATGGTCCAATCTTAGTGATATCCGCTATAAAAAGAATATCCAACCACAAACACATGGGTTAGATTTTATTCTGGCCCTGCAGCCGATTACCTATAACACGGACGTAAAAAAGTTAAACCGTCTATTGTATGGTAACAAAGCTGACTCCATAAACAGCGATGCCATTAATGTTAAAAGCATTGCAGCTAAGGAAGGCGTTTTATACAGCGGCTTCAGTGCCCAGCAAGTAGAAGAAGCTGCCAAAAAAGTAGGTTACAACTTCAGCGGTGTTCATAAGCCTGAGAATGACAAAAGCCACTATACATTGGAGTATGCCACATTTGTGGTTCCCTTAGTGAAAGCCGTACAAGAACAACAAAGCATTATTGACAATCAAAACAAACGCATAGAACAATTGGAAAAACAGCTAGCTGAAGTTTTACAGAAGCTGAAATAA